One window of Branchiostoma lanceolatum isolate klBraLanc5 chromosome 6, klBraLanc5.hap2, whole genome shotgun sequence genomic DNA carries:
- the LOC136437067 gene encoding uncharacterized protein — MKDCGFSRHLLKEKSAIYRDRVFGKTIHRRRRQLSLPLNGARCLCDSFHSTMSSCVVCDSTVTDKQHALQCDECLGWQHRLCNSGIDHITYRRLRSGEVDIGVWACNNCRLTSTESDMDTTDPPPSVSRTENESSIEDPPEESTVEESFISNPPASPPPTFRTGNNESMEDSLEESALDLEEMEVDDQPVPRTYEVVERATKKGHSLLVDNLGYKFGVQRRLPSAVHWFCTVRPKVNPCKATVKERDGVFEAGPQEHNHAPDVGAAISAKIAARVKKEAGSDLFKSAAAIVDDVLLEELGDAPCPSLSKPVHLARAANRHRQKLRPEEPKDLDFVIDEDHVPPTFLRGDVRVRVGGTEKRHLIFATDTQLHHMSMAKTFYMDGTFKLSRAPFTQLYSISAFVKKDDCMKSVPLVFVLMSRREIRDYKKVLKKILELLPEPPKVTRAMMDFEKAMWSAMSQVLPDVTLTGCMFHWCQCVWRRIRNAGLQTAYLQKGAIHKYLKKIMSLPFLPAEEIPAEWERLRAQATTPALRIVTDYVDSTWISPSAFHPPSTWSVFKKTVRTNNDVEGWHNALNKRANGKSKLPFYLLVPRLQKEAALVALNVKLVRMRKLSRTQRKGSRIAQEKIFKEWLRYESGEKTASELLCACSHYCPDPARHLDGDTDSE; from the exons ATGAAAGACTGTGGGTTTAGTCGACATCTTCTGAAAGAAAAGTCGGCGATTTACAGGGACAGAGTCTTTGGTAAAACAATACACCGACGCCGCAGACAACTTTCCCTGCCTTTAAATGGAGCAAGATGCCTCTGTGATTCATTCCATTCGACCATGTCTTCATGCGTTGTGTGTGACTCGACAGTTACGGATAAACAGCACGCCCTACAATGTGACGAGTGCTTGGGGTGGCAACACAGATTGTGCAATTCAG GTATCGATCACATCACATATCGGCGGCTTCGCAGCGGAGAAGTTGACATCGGAGTATGGGCCTGCAACAACTGCCGTCTCACAAGTACAGAGAGCGACATGGACACCACGGACCCACCACCGTCTGTGTCCCGAACGGAGAACGAGTCTTCGATAGAGGATCCTCCCGAAGAGTCTACAGTGGAGGAGTCCTTCATCAGCAACCCGCCAGCCTCACCGCCGCCTACGTTTCGAACGGGAAACAACGAGTCCATGGAGGATTCCCTCGAAGAATCTGCGTTGGACTTGGAGGAGATGGAGGTGGACGATCAACCCGTGCCTCGCACATACGAAGTGGTCGAGCGTGCGACAAAGAAGGGACATTCGCTGCTAGTAGACAACCTTGGATACAAGTTCGGTGTTCAACGTCGCCTGCCCAGCGCCGTGCACTGGTTCTGCACTGTGCGTCCCAAAGTCAACCCGTGCAAAGCGACAGTGAAGGAGCGTGATGGTGTGTTTGAGGCGGGCCCCCAGGAACATAACCACGCGCCCGACGTCGGCGCCGCGATATCTGCCAAAATTGCGGCTCGAGTGAAGAAAGAGGCGGGGAGTGACCTATTCAAGTCGGCAGCAGCCATAGTGGACGACGTCTTGCTGGAGGAACTTGGTGATGCGCCCTGCCCGTCGCTGAGCAAGCCGGTCCATTTGGCGAGAGCAGCCAATCGCCATAGGCAAAAGCTCAGACCCGAAGAGCCGAAAGACTTGGACTTTGTCATCGATGAGGATCACGTGCCACCAACATTCCTCAGAGGGGATGTCCGCGTCAGAGTCGGTGGCACTGAAAAACGACATCTGATCTTTGCCACCGACACTCAACTGCACCACATGAGCATGGCAAAGACATTCTACATGGATGGTACGTTCAAGCTGAGTCGGGCACCCTTCACGCAACTGTACAGTATTAGTGCGTTCGTGAAGAAGGATGATTGCATGAAGAGTGTGCCTCTGGTTTTCGTCCTGATGTCTAGGCGCGAGATAAGGGACTACAAAAAAGTGCTGAAGAAGATTCTTGAACTGCTACCGGAACCGCCAAAGGTGACACGGGCCATGATGGACTTCGAAAAGGCCATGTGGTCGGCGATGTCACAAGTGCTGCCCGACGTCACATTGACCGGCTGCATGTTTCACTGGTGCCAATGCGTCTGGAGGAGGATCCGGAACGCTGGGCTACAGACGGCGTATCTACAGAAGGGTGCAATCCACAAGTACCTGAAGAAGATAATGTCCCTGCCGTTTCTGCCAGCAGAAGAGATCCCTGCCGAATGGGAGAGGCTGAGGGCACAGGCCACCACACCTGCACTGCGGATCGTCACCGACTACGTCGACAGCACATGGATCAGCCCCTCAGCCTTCCATCCACCCAGCACATGGAGTGTGTTCAAGAAGACGGTGAGGACCAATAATGATGTAGAAGGGTGGCACAACGCTCTGAACAAGAGGGCCAACGGCAAGAGCAAGCTGCCCTTCTACCTGCTCGTGCCGCGGCTACAGAAAGAAGCGGCACTGGTTGCACTGAACGTCAAGCTTGTGAGAATGAGGAAACTCTCGCGCACCCAACGCAAAGGGAGCAGAATCGCCCAAGAGAAAATATTCAAGGAGTGGCTGAGGTACGAAAGCGGAGAGAAGACGGCCAGCGAGCTCCTGTGCGCATGCAGCCACTACTGCCCTGATCCGGCACGCCATCTCGACGGGGACACTGACTCTGAGTGA
- the LOC136437070 gene encoding oxysterol-binding protein 1-like: MSGASLQHVDLCVDLELEGWLERARRLSGPYKRRWFVLTGDLLYQYKTPTAPKGAWCRFCRHSGLSLVGAVITKGDANSLLIQKDTDKIFLRASSAAERKAWLSAMKHASDRQFDGSSQLSFTASTDQQNSLSQQYTDSVLLALVASNDEFERHSQISKRRATELQEYLECKKGKAVNYQILERKLKLFDLSAKVVMQSSQDLLKMARKHEKTLEASMLATGLGSGADARKVPRRSTGSVLISTAGSAASVRSYGPFSRRNSSFVWSQKTGFVEIFDDKDDKDEDSSSQEDQDEFLDAVSTHYCRTENRCTIL, encoded by the exons ATGTCAGGCGCCTCCTTACAACACGTGGACTTGTGTGTGGATCTAGAGTTGGAGGGATGGCTGGAGCGGGCCAGACGGCTGTCAGGACCCTACAAACGGAGGTGGTTCGTCCTGACGGGTGATCTACTCTACCAGTACAA GACTCCGACCGCCCCAAAAGGCGCCTGGTGTCGCTTCTGCAGACATTCGGGCCTGTCGCTAGTAGGCGCTGTGATCACCAAGGGAGACGCCAATTCTCTCCTTATTCAGAAAGATACAGATAAGATTTTCCTGCGGGCTag TTCTGCTGCGGAGCGGAAGGCGTGGTTATCGGCTATGAAACACGCAAGCGACCGACAGTTTGACGGTTCATCCCAGCTTTCCTTCACAGCAAGCACCGATCAACAGAACAGCTTGAGTCAGCAGTACACGGACAGTGTTCTCCTAGCCTTGGTCGCCTCAAATGACGAGTTCGAACGTCATAGCCAAATCTCCAAGCGACGCGCCACGGAACTGCAAGAATACCTCGAATGTAAAAAAGGGAAGGCCGTTAACTATCAAATATTGGAGAGAAAACTGAAACTATTCGACTTGTCGGCTAAGGTGGTGATGCAATCTAGCCAGGATCTTTTGAAGATGGCCAGGAAACATGAGAAGACCCTTGAGGCCTCTATGCTCGCCACAGGGCTGGGGAGTGGCGCCGACGCACGGAAGGTTCCCCGCAGGAGCACGGGGAGTGTGTTGATCTCCACCGCCGGTAGTGCCGCCTCAGTACGGTCCTATGGCCCTTTCAGCAGGAGAAACAGTAGCTTTGTCTGGAGCCAGAAGACCGGATTTGTCGAGATCTTTGACGATAAGGACGACAAGGATGAAGATAGCAGCAGTCAGGAGGATCAAGACGAGTTTCTGGACGCTGTTTCTACTCATTATTGCCGAACAGAAAACCGCTGTACAATACTTTAA